CTTTGATATAGTCAATCACGCGCTGACTTTCGTTTAATGCTGTGAGCAATTCTTCCGAATGCTGGTCAAAATAACCGATGTGAACTGTAGTACCAATTTCTGCAATGCCGGAATCTGGCTTAACCCGTCCAGTAATGATATCCATTAAAGTCGATTTACCTGCACCATTAGCGCCAATAATGCCGATGCGATCTTCTGGACTAAATTCGTAAGTGAAATTATTAATCAGAGTGCGTCCATTGTATGCCTTACAAACGTTATCTAATTCAATAACTTTTTTCCCAATGCGACGACCAACTGTCGAAATATCAACTTTACCCTGAACTTGTTTAAATTCAGTATCCCGCAGAGCGTGAGCGCGGTCAATTCTCGCTTTTTGCTTGGTACTTCTGGCTTTCGGCCCTTTTTTCAGCCATTCCAACTCGCGCCGCAACAAGCCTTGGTGTTTACGTTGACTGCTGACGGCAGATTCTTCAGCTAAAGCTTTCTTTTCGAGGTAATATGAGTAGTTACCTGTATAGGTGTAAATGTCGCCTCGGTCGATTTCAATGATCCGGTTGGTAACGCGATCTAAAAAGTAGCGATCGTGAGTGATCAAAAACAATGCGCCGCGATAGCGATTTAAATAACTTTGTAACCATTCCACAGAAAGAGCATCAAGATGGTTTGTTGGCTCATCCATGAGCAAAGCATCTGGTTCTGATAGCAAAGCTGATGCTAAAGCAATGCGCTTGCGATAACCTCCAGATAAAGTACTTATCTTGGCATCAAAATCAGAAATTCCTAATTTTGTCAGGATGATTTTGGCATTTGTTTCTAGTTCCCAAGCACCACTCGTATCCATCCGTTGCATCACCGCAGAAAGGCGAGACATCAGTTGACTATCATCTGGATAGTGAACCAATTTATCAGAAAGTTCTTCATACTCGCGTACTAAAGCCATGTGTTCGCCACTATCAGCGAAAACTTGCTCTAAAACTGTGTGATTTTCATCTAAATCTGGCTGCTGCGGTAAGTAGATAATTTTAGAACCGGAGTTAATTAAAATTTGACCGCTATCAATGGATTCTAACCCAGCGATCATTTTTAATAAGGTTGATTTACCAGAACCGTTAGTACCAATTAATCCAACTTTATCGGTAGCATCAAGGCTAAAACTCGCATCTTTTAAAATTTCCTTGATACCAAAGTCTTTTGTTACTGATTGTAGTGTAATAATACTCATAAGATTGAAGTCATTAATTATTTTTCGTTAGTGAGTAGGTAAGGCAAATACCTTACCTACATTGCGTCATTCTATACAAATAAGTCCAGGGGAAGATGTCCATACATTTCGTTGATTCCATCTTCGTCATAAGACTGGCAAGATACTAATACACCACGATGATGTCCATCATAGGAATCAAGATAACACAAGCCGTTTTTGCCATTTAATTTGATATAAACTGGGCCTTCGGGTGTAAGTAAATTATTTGGTGGTTCATAACCCAAAGCCAAAGAATAGGTTTTCATCGCCAATATTCCTTCTTCTGCTGTATCAGCACAAATTCCTAATATTTGGTAATCAGTAAGCTTGGCGAGCAAAATTAAGGCATTACGAATTACTACTTTTTCTGATGAGTTGAGGATAGGAGCAATGTCTAGACAGTTGAATTTGTTCAGTAATTTTTTCGCTTCTTCGGCGGTGAGATTCTGAGGATTGGGGGTTGACATAAACTTCGACTATTATCTGGTTGGTTTTTCTGTGGTGTTTGAGTTGGGACTAGTACCGCAAGGCGGAAGTTTGACCCTGAGCGACTTGCCTTGTGCCGAGCAAAGCCGAGGTAGCGCAGTCGAAAGGAGTCGAAGGGTCAAAAGTTACTCATGCTTTAATTTCGGGCTTTCTAGGTGTAATGAAATAGGAAGTTTCTTTACACCAGCCTTTACTAGCCCAACTTATACCATTTTGGATTTTAGGTTTTGAATTGGGAATAGTCCAATGTATTGTTGAATTTGTCTGAAGTCAGAGCAAACTCCATAATTTTAGACCTTGTTATCT
This portion of the Nostoc sp. GT001 genome encodes:
- a CDS encoding ABC-F family ATP-binding cassette domain-containing protein — its product is MSIITLQSVTKDFGIKEILKDASFSLDATDKVGLIGTNGSGKSTLLKMIAGLESIDSGQILINSGSKIIYLPQQPDLDENHTVLEQVFADSGEHMALVREYEELSDKLVHYPDDSQLMSRLSAVMQRMDTSGAWELETNAKIILTKLGISDFDAKISTLSGGYRKRIALASALLSEPDALLMDEPTNHLDALSVEWLQSYLNRYRGALFLITHDRYFLDRVTNRIIEIDRGDIYTYTGNYSYYLEKKALAEESAVSSQRKHQGLLRRELEWLKKGPKARSTKQKARIDRAHALRDTEFKQVQGKVDISTVGRRIGKKVIELDNVCKAYNGRTLINNFTYEFSPEDRIGIIGANGAGKSTLMDIITGRVKPDSGIAEIGTTVHIGYFDQHSEELLTALNESQRVIDYIKEEGEFVKITDGTQISASQMLERFLFPGNQQYAPISKLSGGEKRRLFLLRVLMGAPNVLILDEPTNDLDVQTLAVLEDYLEDFAGCVIVVSHDRYFLDRTIDTVFSFEEGGNLRQYPGNYSIYLDYKKAEEAQQQAANAKEKPKNVETQNGAASTKDGENTKRRRLSNWEKKEFEQLEGKIAELEAEKEETEKTLANVSPGNYSQVQKLYDHVEKLKHAIDVATERWLELAEMES
- a CDS encoding DUF1824 family protein, which translates into the protein MSTPNPQNLTAEEAKKLLNKFNCLDIAPILNSSEKVVIRNALILLAKLTDYQILGICADTAEEGILAMKTYSLALGYEPPNNLLTPEGPVYIKLNGKNGLCYLDSYDGHHRGVLVSCQSYDEDGINEMYGHLPLDLFV